Proteins from a genomic interval of Musa acuminata AAA Group cultivar baxijiao chromosome BXJ1-9, Cavendish_Baxijiao_AAA, whole genome shotgun sequence:
- the LOC135594158 gene encoding F-box/kelch-repeat protein At1g57790-like, with product MDSPDWTSLPLDVLTKIVEKLPVPHRVCFRATCKDWCSALLPVVIPSPWLLSVGKNSDTCNFLSLPTRRSFTYSLLPELHGVWYVGSQAGWLAVFNKNLDVSLINPLTAARICLPSFLTLPNFELVGGSCVLPHLNRISRFFVTKVIFSANPTTHNYIAVSLYGTPQIEIAYAKAGGDKWHLLQTTSTQNRSYEDIMYHNGKFYCITVEAEVFAFDLSGVSPTVTVVAESTSVGLTYFDYHIPCFAVIHIYGKYLACSSTGELFLIFRREVLCHESLGWKGIMVWRYNPQRQPCWEAVKNLGNKSLLIGINNATSISTENFLDARRDCVYFTEAVRFIVDDRPEFILSIGVFDVERRKWARRNSQLQPHLLPPIWFTPSML from the coding sequence ATGGACAGCCCTGACTGGACATCGCTCCCGCTGGATGTCCTCACGAAGATTGTCGAAAAGCTTCCCGTCCCTCACCGTGTCTGCTTTCGTGCCACATGCAAGGATTGGTGTTCAGCACTCCTACCCGTTGTCATCCCGTCCCCGTGGCTCCTCTCAGTCGGCAAGAACAGCGATACCTGCAACTTCTTGTCTCTCCCCACCAGACGCTCCTTCACCTACTCCCTTCTCCCTGAGCTCCACGGCGTGTGGTATGTGGGCTCTCAAGCTGGTTGGCTAGCAGTCTTCAATAAAAACCTGGATGTCAGCCTCATAAATCCTCTAACAGCGGCTCGAATCTGCCTCCCCTCCTTCCTCACCCTACCCAATTTTGAGCTCGTCGGCGGCAGCTGTGTCCTTCCTCATCTCAACCGAATCTCCCGTTTTTTTGTTACGAAAGTTATCTTCTCCGCAAATCCAACTACCCATAATTACATCGCGGtgagtctctatggcactccccaAATTGAAATCGCCTACGCAAAAGCAGGCGGagacaagtggcatcttcttcagACGACATCGACTCAGAATCGTTCATACGAGGATATCATGTACCACAATGGGAAATTCTACTGCATAACAGTTGAAGCCGAAGTCTTCGCTTTTGACCTCAGTGGAGTTTCTCCCACCGTGACGGTGGTCGCCGAGAGCACGTCAGTCGGTTTGACATATTTCGACTATCACATTCCTTGCTTCGCTGTCATACACATTTACGGCAAATACTTGGCGTGCTCGAGCACCGGGGAGCTGTTCCTGATTTTTAGGCGCGAAGTTCTCTGTCATGAATCGCTGGGATGGAAGGGTATCATGGTTTGGAGGTACAATCCTCAGCGTCAGCCATGTTGGGAAGCTGTGAAGAACTTGGGGAATAAGTCCTTGTTGATCGGTATCAACAACGCTACATCGATTTCTaccgagaattttctagatgcacGACGAGATTGCGTCTACTTTACGGAGGCGGTCAGATTCATAGTCGATGACCGGCCCGAATTCATTCTTAGCATTGGAGTGTTTGATGTGGAACGGAGAAAGTGGGCGCGGCGAAACTCTCAGTTACAACCACACTTGCTGCCACCCATCTGGTTCACTCCCTCCATGCTGTGA
- the LOC135594160 gene encoding uncharacterized protein LOC135594160, whose protein sequence is MASGESQKHLLSLIRNFASEKSQEELRVSDLKKRLLELQNDLNVAIADLDGAKRSREMVEQELRGSQVQLSMIGASIQAQEARISQLQEEILKLRSDLDTLKVRIALVLSNVVRFSFVIVILCFRTLTLLFDLLNPPGIGEQSEVRFMRQFQEITVNAFQKEQPGQLCSDNGK, encoded by the exons ATGGCGTCCGGCGAATCCCAGAAACATCTCCTCTCGCTGATCCGCAATTTCGCCTCGGAGAAATCCCAAGAAG AGCTTAGGGTCTCCGATCTTAAGAAGCGGCTCCTCGAACTTCAGAACGATCTCAATGTTGCAATCGCCGACCTCGATGGGGCCAAGCGGTCCAGGGAGATGGTCGAGCAGGAGCTGAGGGGATCGCAGGTTCAGCTTTCTATGATTGGTGCATCAATCCAAGCGCAAGAG GCGAGGATTTCTCAGCTGCAGGAGGAGATATTGAAGCTCCGTTCTGATCTGGATACACTCAAGGTGAGAATCGCTCTCGTGCTCTCAAATGTTGTTAGATTTTCTTTCGTTATTGTCATTCTTTGTTTTCGAACTTTGACCTTGTTATTTGATCTTCTTAATCCACCTGGCATCGGTGAACAGAGTGAAGTGCGTTTCATGCG GCAATTTCAAGAGATTACTGTCAATGCTTTCCAGAAAGAGCAACCTGGACAACTTTGTTCAGATAATGGCAAGTGA
- the LOC135593883 gene encoding protein OXIDATIVE STRESS 3 LIKE 1-like, whose protein sequence is MSIALEKRGDIGRSGLLQRPACFPIYEVPEAAARLAVAGDGGEDSCSSSSIGRNSDLSAGGSGSDGGEAEVQSRLKGPLETMDALEDSLPLRRGISKFYTGKSKSFTSFVDAKSSSSCKDLAKSENAYTRKRKNLLAFSVLSDKSSKLGNMEGRISKRPASSSRSMLSPILNSASSSSNSFSSEEDNVLGHLLPPPHHQGKYSGDATSATAVSLSTTPFGSSPMRSFSVTDLHGILCSSSIQTRDDHKKNQ, encoded by the exons ATGTCGATCGCACTGGAGAAACGGGGCGACATTGGCCGGTCGGGGCTTCTCCAGCGGCCCGCCTGCTTCCCAATCTACGAGGTGCCAGAGGCGGCGGCAAGGCTTGCGGTGGCGGGGGACGGCGGCGAGGACTCCTGCAGCTCTTCGTCCATCGGGAGGAACAGCGACCTCTCCGCCGGTGGATCGGGGTCGGACGGCGGGGAGGCGGAGGTCCAGAGCAGGTTGAAGGGGCCACTAGAGACCATGGACGCCCTCGAGGACTCACTGCCCTTGAG GCGTGGCATCTCCAAGTTCTATACCGGCAAATCCAAATCTTTCACAAGCTTTGTGGATGCCAAATCATCTTCCTCTTGTAAGGATCTTGCAAAATCTGAAAATGCTTATACCCGCAAGCGCAAGAATCTTCTTGCCTTCAGTGTTCTATCAGATAAGTCTAGCAAGCTAGGAAACATGGAAGGGCGTATTTCAAAAAGACCTGCCAGTTCCAGCCGAAGCATGCTAAGCCCGATCCTAAACAGTGCCAGCTCCAGCAGCAACAGCTTCAGCAGTGAAGAGGATAATGTTCTGGGTCATCTTCTTCCTCCCCCTCACCATCAGGGCAAATATTCTGGCGATGCTACTTCAGCTACTGCTGTttctctttcaactactccattcggTTCCTCCCCGATGAGATCATTCTCAGTGACAGATCTCCACGGCATCCTTTGTTCGTCCTCGATTCAGACAAGGGATGACCACAAAAAGAATCAGTAG
- the LOC103975032 gene encoding F-box protein At3g56470-like: MDSPDWTSLPLDVLTKIGEKLPVPYRACFRATCKDWCSALLPVVIPSPWLLLVGKNSDTCNFLSLPTRRSFTYSLLPELHGVQYVGSQAGWLAVYNENLDVSLINPLTAARICLPSFLTLPNFELVGGSCVLPHLNRTSRFFVTKVIFYANPTTHNYIAVSLYGTPQIEIAYAKAGGDKWNLLQTTSTQNRSYEDIMYHNGKFYCITVEAEVFAFDLSGVSPTVTVVGESTSLGLTHFDCHIPCSRVRHIHSKYLACSSTGELFLILRRTVLSYESLGWKAIMVWRYNPQRQPCWEAVKNLGNKSLLIGINNAISISTENFRDARRDCVYFTEALIRTIVDGRPEFIPSIVVSDVRRGKWARANSQLQPLLLPPIWFTPSMP; this comes from the coding sequence ATGGACAGCCCTGACTGGACATCGCTCCCGCTGGATGTCCTCACGAAGATTGGCGAAAAGCTTCCCGTCCCTTACCGTGCCTGCTTTCGTGCCACATGCAAGGATTGGTGTTCCGCACTCCTTCCCGTTGTCATCCCGTCCCCGTGGCTCCTCTTAGTCGGCAAGAACAGCGATACCTGCAACTTCTTGTCTCTCCCCACCAGACGCTCCTTCACCTACTCCCTTCTCCCTGAGCTCCACGGCGTGCAGTATGTGGGCTCTCAAGCTGGTTGGCTAGCAGTCTACAATGAAAACCTGGATGTCAGCCTCATAAATCCTCTAACAGCGGCTCGAATCTGCCTCCCCTCCTTCCTCACCCTACCCAATTTTGAGCTCGTCGGCGGCAGCTGTGTCCTTCCTCATCTCAACCGAACCTCCCGTTTTTTTGTTACGAAAGTTATCTTCTACGCAAATCCAACTACCCATAATTACATCGCGGtgagtctctatggcactccccaAATTGAAATCGCCTACGCAAAAGCAGGCGGAGACAAGTGGAATCTTCTTCAGACGACATCGACTCAGAATCGTTCATACGAGGATATCATGTACCACAATGGGAAATTCTACTGCATAACAGTTGAAGCCGAAGTCTTCGCTTTTGACCTCAGTGGAGTTTCTCCCACCGTGACGGTGGTCGGCGAGAGCACGTCACTCGGTTTGACACATTTCGACTGTCACATTCCTTGCTCCCGTGTCAGACACATTCACAGCAAATACTTGGCGTGCTCGAGCACCGGGGAGCTGTTCCTGATTTTGAGGCGCACAGTTCTCTCATATGAATCGCTGGGATGGAAGGCTATCATGGTTTGGAGGTACAATCCTCAGCGTCAGCCATGTTGGGAAGCTGTGAAGAACTTGGGGAATAAGTCCTTGTTGATCGGTATCAACAACGCTATATCGATTTCTACCGAGAATTTTCGAGATGCACGACGAGATTGCGTCTACTTTACGGAGGCGCTGATCAGAACCATAGTCGATGGCCGGCCCGAATTCATTCCTAGCATTGTAGTGTCTGATGTGCGACGGGGAAAGTGGGCGCGGGCAAACTCTCAGTTACAACCACTCTTGCTGCCACCCATCTGGTTCACTCCCTCCATGCCGTGA
- the LOC135594159 gene encoding putative F-box protein At4g17565, giving the protein MSTPQEVAKGPHGKASRMEVATIWRVRGNNVKMVGRSCVRHRNLLYITRQRWSSATFNNSSAIAIDISVLGLVPLSHERQQMKRRRKQGAEAETAMDSRDWTSLPLDLLTKIGEKLPVPHRACFRATCKDWCSALLPVVIPSPWLLLVGKNSDTCNFLSLPTRRSFTYSLLPELRGVQYVGSQAGWLAVFNKNLDVSLINPLTAARICLPSFLTLPNFELVDGSCVLPHLNRISCYFVTKVIFSANPTTHNYTAVSLYGIPRGEIAYAKAGGDKWNLLQTTSTQHRSYEDIMYHNGKFYCITVEAEVFAFDLSGVSPTVTVVAESTSLGLTHFDYHIPCSRVRHIHSKYLACSSTGELFLILRHAVLSYESLGWKAIMVWRYNPQRQPCWEAVKNLGNKSLLIGINNAISISTENFRGARRDCVYFTEAPVRTRVNGRPEIIHSIVVSDVERGKWARARANSQLQPHLLPPIWFTPSML; this is encoded by the exons ATGAGCACTCCACAAGAGGTGGCAAAGGGGCCTCATGGAAAGGCCTCACGAATGGAGGTAGCGACCATATGGAGGGTTAGAGGTAATAACGTGAAGATGGTAGGACGAAG TTGTGTTCGTCATCGGAACCTTCTCTATATAACTCGTCAACGTTGGTCCTCCGCCACCTTCAACAACTCCTCCGCCATTGCGATCGACATCTCTGTCCTTGGTTTGGTTCCTCTTAGCCACGAAAGGCAGCAGATGAAGAGACGAAGAAAACAAGGAGCAGAGGCGGAGACCGCCATGGACAGCCGTGACTGGACATCGCTCCCGCTGGATCTCCTCACAAAGATTGGCGAAAAGCTTCCCGTCCCTCACCGTGCCTGCTTTCGTGCCACATGCAAGGATTGGTGTTCCGCACTCCTACCCGTTGTCATCCCGTCCCCGTGGCTCCTCTTAGTCGGCAAGAACAGCGATACCTGCAACTTCTTGTCTCTCCCCACCAGACGCTCCTTCACCTACTCCCTTCTCCCTGAGCTCCGCGGCGTGCAGTATGTGGGCTCTCAAGCTGGTTGGCTAGCAGTCTTCAATAAAAACCTGGATGTCAGCCTCATAAATCCTCTAACAGCGGCTCGAATCTGCCTCCCCTCCTTCCTCACCCTACCCAATTTTGAGCTCGTCGACGGCAGCTGTGTCCTTCCTCATCTCAACCGAATCTCCTGTTATTTCGTTACGAAAGTTATCTTCTCCGCAAATCCAACTACCCATAATTACACCGCAGTGAGTCTCTATGGAATTCCCCGTGGTGAAATCGCCTACGCAAAAGCAGGCGGAGACAAGTGGAATCTTCTTCAGACGACATCGACTCAGCATCGTTCATACGAGGATATCATGTACCACAATGGGAAATTCTACTGCATAACAGTTGAAGCCGAAGTCTTCGCTTTTGACCTCAGTGGAGTTTCTCCCACCGTGACGGTGGTCGCCGAGAGCACGTCACTCGGTTTGACACATTTCGACTATCACATTCCTTGCTCCCGTGTCAGACACATTCACAGCAAATACTTGGCGTGCTCGAGCACCGGGGAGCTGTTCCTGATTTTGAGGCACGCAGTTCTCTCATATGAATCGCTGGGATGGAAGGCTATCATGGTTTGGAGGTACAATCCTCAGCGTCAGCCATGTTGGGAAGCGGTGAAGAACTTGGGGAATAAGTCCTTGTTGATCGGTATCAACAACGCTATATCGATTTCTACCGAGAATTTTCGCGGTGCACGACGAGATTGCGTCTACTTTACGGAGGCGCCGGTCAGAACCAGAGTCAATGGCCGGCCCGAAATCATTCATAGCATTGTAGTGTCTGATGTGGAACGTGGAAAGTGGGCGCGGGCGCGGGCAAACTCTCAATTACAACCACACTTGCTGCCACCCATCTGGTTCACTCCCTCCATGCTGTGA